From the Chiroxiphia lanceolata isolate bChiLan1 chromosome 6, bChiLan1.pri, whole genome shotgun sequence genome, the window TTTCTTCtaagcatatttaaaattaaaatctctcaAAACAAATTCTCTCAGCAGTGCCATTTACTATACAGATAAATAACAAACAACTCAGGAGGGTACAACTCAAGACAGTGCAGAATTTCTTCAGAACAAGACAAAAGAGCGCAGGAGTTGCCAGAGTGAAGCTTTTAAACTATAACTGgacatgtttttaaatagtGTTAGTGCCTACACTCCCTGAAAACATCCAGGTTGCTGATATTTAATAGTGTTACACACAAATTACTTCGTAAAAAACCGAAACCCAATGCACATGTGTCTGAAACGGTGCAGAATCTGTAACGAGTAGGTGCTTATTTCTCTGTAGAAAAAGCCCTTTTCATCAACGGTGGGGGTGCTTTTCCCACATCAAACATCATTTCCAGAGGAGGATTGTTCAGACAGCACCAGTCGGGAATGCGGCCTGTCTGGCTGTAATATTCCTTGGACACGGATCGGCTCCCAAGTATGTCCTGGAGTGCTCCGAAAATGGCTCCTGCATTattgggaaggaagaaaaaaaacctgcattaaTTTGGATGCACTGAATTTCATTCCCTAATTCTTCCCATCAAGAATCTCAACTGGTTgggcttttccagctctgtcccacAAATTAAAGGAATGAAAGGATAtagctgctttccttttcagctAATCCCAAACTGCTTCCATTTATGTCCCTTGAAAgtaactgaaaacaaagaatcaTCTACTCTCTGCTGACAGCAAACCTGGCCTGGTTAACCAACTTCTTATGACAAAGTTTcctaaaattttttattttaagcactTCAACCAAACCCCTTTTGTAGGGGGTTGTTCAAGGCAATTTCAAGGCAATTTCCTCTCCTCAAAAAGTTGTCCCACAAGTTCACACAAGCTGTGAGAAGGTCCAGCCTGTGGCAGCTGACCAGAGCTGCCATGGAAAAAAGGCATCAAGAACTTGGTGCCTAGAAACTGTCCTGGTTTGCTAATTCTAAAAATAGGAGGTTTGAAAACTAAAAGTTTATGGTGTTCGTTACTGGCACTTGTGACCAGCACAGGGAGTTGGCAGCCTTTCCATAGCTCCTCCATCAGTGATTAAACTTGATTTTTCCATAAGGAGATTATCTCACAAGTAGGagtctctgctctgccttgttACTATGGAGGTAGCTCTGTCCTGCACCTGAGCCAGCACCTCACCTTCTGCCTGTTTCCAACTGCTCCTCACCTATTTAAAGCTCCCACAACCCTCAGTGCCCTCCAAATATCCCCAAGGGAGCTTTACTCCACACACTAACAATTCCCCAGAGCTCACTGCAGCTCAATTTCAACACTTCACCTCATTTGTCCTGCTATTTATTCATCACAAATCTCACTTGGAaggtttattttcctctccaccCCTCAGTTTGTTCCCATTCTTACCTCCCAGCCAGGCCACACAGTTGGGTTTGGCAGGTGGGGTGTGAATCCTGAAGGTTTTGGTGGCCAGTGCTTCCTTGTACTTGGGTTTCTCCACCAGGTACCTGATCTCTGCCATGAGCCTGTGGAGGAACCCCGGGAGCATCGCGGTGCCCCCGATCACCACCAGgttctctgccagctgcttccTGGTGTCTATGGGGCACTAATGCAAACAGggagacaaaaaagaaaaaccaccccaaaacaataattttaactGGAATTGCCTGAACTTGAAGTGCATTCAGAGGTCTGTTAGACATTCAGTCCATTTCCATGCCCTCCAATTGCTGTGTTCCCATGTTTAACTGGAACATAATCAACATAAGCCAGAGGGAAATGCCTGGAGGTGCAGAGGTGAGGGGTCCAGGCACAGATCTCCTTAAACAATTTGTTTGCATAAGGAATTCTAATTGAAGTGTTTGTCATGTCAGCCCCAGTCCGTGGCTCTCCAATAAATTATGTCTCAGCAAGCTTTATTTAAATGGCATCAATAACTACAGGGAGTCGACTTTAATTAACACACATCCATCACCACATaatgaaaatttccatttataGTGGTTTTCTAATGCACTTTTTTCCTAAGTATAATAAGAACTGCAGTGTTTGTATATGCCAAGAAAATTTTCTGCACTAAATCCAATATGCTGCCTGTAATAAAGATgtccaaattaattttattccagCTCAGGTAAACCAGCAGCCTGCAGGACTCGAAGTCTTGAGTCATTTATAACTGCAGGATCTCCGAGGCTGGAGGAATTCCATAAATTGTTTAATGCAAAGATACCTGAACGAGGGAATCCAAGATCAAAGTGGCAACAGATGTCTCTTCATTATCCTGTTCAAACAGTATTTCCACCACGGAGTCTCTGTGGAACAGGCAGGAAAGTGAGTGTTAATGAGAGGCAAAACCACTCTGTGAGCTGAACtcaggaacagcagagctgaggtaACTTCAGacttcctgctgccagcacatTGTCACCTCTGTCACACAGCCCATGCACTGGGCAGTGCCAACAGGGAGGGGACAATCGTGGAATCCTGAAGATTGGAAAagactccatcacttccctgggcagcctgttccaacgcTTAACCCTTTCAATGAAGACATTTTCCCTCAtctccaatctaaacctctcctggtgcgACTTGAAGCCATCTCCTCTCATCCTGTCGCTTATTattgggagaagagaccaaccctcacctggctccaccctccaGTCAGGGAATTGCAGACAGTGAaaaggtctcccctgagcctccttttctccaggctaaaatTCCTCATTCATGTCACTAAATCTGCCCCATCCTCAGGCATTAACAcccatttttcttccccaacCCCTCCAATCTCTGTGCTCTCACCTTCCTCTCTGAGCTCTGGAGAAGCCACCACCTCCCATGCTGGGCCTGCACTGTGCCCAGCACAAAGCCTTTATTTGAGAGGCACTAAAAGCATATGCAAGTGTTTCATTAAAACTCAATTTTATGCAAACTAATGTGCTTTTAGAGTTGAGATATATCCTCACAGTGATCAGTACTCTGCTCTGGCATTTCTCACCTGATGGGGCCAACCACGTGGAGAATCTTTTCTCCATCCAAAGGATAGTCCACGTCTGGAGGTGGTGAAGGACgctggaaataaaaacacaaggGTGATATTTTAGAGGCCAAAAAGGCTCCAGACACCTCCAAAAGAGTAGGATGAGCTTCACTCTCCACTCACCTCAGCACTGCCATCAATGTTGAACTTGGCTGCCTGGATCTTCAGCCCACGTTGGAGATCACTCACAAAGCAAGTACGGACTGCACAGAGGGAAAGGGCAAAGTGAGGCTGTGTTGGATCTTTTAATCACCAAtaaagactaatttttttcaatttagaaAACAACACACAATTCAGGCCCTTGCTGGTCCAAGCCATTATcaaacaaatgcaaagaaaagcagTCTCTGCACTCCAGCAGAGTTCAGATGGTGTCTGACCGTGAGTTTAAATGAAGCTGACACCCAAACCACGCCAGGACAGGCAGGATTTCTTTCACAGCCAAACCACATAAAATTTAAAGCCAGAGGGATGTTCCTGGTGGTGCCTTCAGCCACCACAAGGTGTCAGGTGTTGTACCCTGTTGTCAAACGCTCCACTGCAGGTCTTGCACCACCCACTTCAAATGAGACACTGCTCGTTGCCTGAACAAGCTGCAATCATGGAGTATTTGTCCTGGTGTAACTCCTCAGCACCCTAAGAAttccagagggtttttttttcctccaggcaACACTGACAGAGCACAATCTCATTGGTATCCCAGCTGTAACTGTTATTATATACTTCTTTATTTGTATCTGGCACAGATAAGCATCTTCATAAACTGCTGTTCCAAAGAAACAACCCTCCGATACACAGACAGCCCTGATTCCATCCCTAGTGTGTTCTATCTCTTCCAAAAGGCTGCCTAAAAACCTGGACTGGTCAGAAAACTGTCCTCAAGTCCAGGAATTACAAAAGCAACTTCCATTtgacaaattattttgcatttgacCAGTGGATTTCTTCTGTATTTGGTCCAAGACATATATCCTAATTGCTATTTTCTaggtaaatatatatttttatatctgttgCACATGAAACATTACACAGGAATTCATCCAAGTTCTGCTCAAAGAAAGACTCTATTTTTTCTGATATAAATGTAGTCCTTGTCTCATCTTGCCTACCTGACTAACACACCAAAATGTCTTTTAtacatcctttttttaaattaactttaaaacaaactgaGTCTTTCTAGTTAATCTACAAACAAACCTACACAACAGTGCAATCCTCTCTCTGTGCTCATCCACCAAATCCATCTCCAAGTTACATCCCAACAACACACAGGCTGAACTGAAAGAGGAATTCAAcacacagttttggttttgctttcaaagaGTAAAAATGCCACAGGTTCTTCCAGTAGGTAAGAAATATGgcaaacagagaagggaaataatgtcctaaatgtaaaatattgcaATCTTATTATTACCATACTCTAATGCACAAGTAAATAAACCAGAGtttcacaaagcaaaaaaaaaaataatcttaccTTTTATGTCCTCTACTATGTCTTCTGGAACTGagcctgaaatgaaaaaaaataacttagaatgaaagtttttttttttaaatagaaagagAATTTAACGATAAAACTAAGTTTGAAttacatttaatatattaaattttcactttcacagaatcatagaatcccagaatggtttgagctGGAAAGCACCTCAAAGATCACCTCGTtccaaggacaccttccactagaccaggttgctccaagccccctccagtTTGGCTTGgaacacctccaaggatggggcaggttttaaaaatttccaAGATTTTAAAGATTTCCAAGGATGAAAGGATATTAAGAAGTGAAATAAGGTGTTTGTCTTGCCTCAAAACTGATGGAAGAAATTACTACAGAACTTTACCTCAGCCCTTATCCAAAACTGCTGTTACAAGTGGCttatcataaaaataatataccTGTTAAATACAAGGAAAGAATTCATCCATGTGGGTGACACAAGAGGCAGTGATTACTAAACTCATTTTGCTCACTGTTAGTATCAATCCAGTTTCCCTGGTGCAAGTTCACAGCACATCTGCCACATCCCAGACCTTACCCATCACAGATGGAAGGCTCTGTCCTTTGGCTAATCCTGTATCCACTGTGCACTGCTCCAGCAACTGGTACTCCAGCTCCCTAAAACATTGCACAAAGGTAGGTAAAGACAGCCAAGAACTCAGCCTGGTTCTCTCTACTATCCTTAACAGGCAATATTTACCCCTTTCAGTCACATCCTTCTACATACAAACTTGACAAGATCTGATTTCCACAGCTTTTACCACATCAGTGAAAGCCAAACAGCAGTAACTCTAAAAAATTGGACGATGTTGCAGCAAGTTATGATTTAAAACCAAGAATCTCTGCTCATTAATCAAAGATGAACTTTCACAAATAAATAGTTTGTGACCTGGAATGGACAACTGTGAACTTACTTGTGGATGGCCCTTCCTCCCAGGGGCAGGGAACCCCAGCAGCTCAGGATTGGAATTCCTTCATAGATCTACAGGAAGATCAggaaattctccttttttttctgttatgagTTTTCAGTCTGCTGGAACTAAATGCTTTTCCCCCTGCATTAGCTGTTAGAAACACTTTCCAACTGTCTTTTCTCCAAAACTAATTTCTAGTTTATAAAGGCTGAAGTCATGAACCCCCCTCCCAAGGTTTGAGAGAGCACAGATGCCCCACCTCAGCTGTGAAGGGATTCCCCAAGCTGTGACATCCTACAGCCAAAAGCCAGACTGGTTGAGCTGTTCCTATCAGTGAAGTCCATAAAAATCCCATCTTGTCACAACAGCCTTACTGCTGAAAATTCAAGGATACAGGCAGCACCAAGCTTTCTGCATATCCACAGTCCAGCACCATGGCAGAATTGATCCCAAGGGTCAGGAGAGACATCAGGTGACTTGgagcaaacaaaacagatgGAACCTACGTGGAAACCAAAAGGACAGTTGACAggagtggggaaaaagaaacaaaccactCAACTCATCTTAAGTCTTATATCAGGTTTC encodes:
- the ACTR10 gene encoding actin-related protein 10, with translation MPLYEGLGSGGEKTAVVIDLGQAFTKCGFAGETGPRCIIPSEIKKPDVSKPVRVVQYNINTEELYSYLKEFIHMLYFRHLLVNPRDRRVVIIESVLCPSHFRDTLTRVLFKHFEVPSVLFAPSHLMSLLTLGINSAMVLDCGYAESLVLPIYEGIPILSCWGSLPLGGRAIHKELEYQLLEQCTVDTGLAKGQSLPSVMGSVPEDIVEDIKVRTCFVSDLQRGLKIQAAKFNIDGSAERPSPPPDVDYPLDGEKILHVVGPIRDSVVEILFEQDNEETSVATLILDSLVQCPIDTRKQLAENLVVIGGTAMLPGFLHRLMAEIRYLVEKPKYKEALATKTFRIHTPPAKPNCVAWLGGAIFGALQDILGSRSVSKEYYSQTGRIPDWCCLNNPPLEMMFDVGKAPPPLMKRAFSTEK